In the Campylobacter sp. RM6914 genome, one interval contains:
- a CDS encoding cupin domain-containing protein, which yields MAKIYNFTNDILMEHASIVSQRLFINKILHTDIYALDEGEEIDKEKLFSDCLAWVVHGEILLTYDTREVMLKTGESCLIENGVWRKFVAKKQSKLILITFKENVMIEHLDKAAVFSLVQAVGYQDGKVVSKTLVKNDKATVTLMSFGANTQLSTHAAPGDALLVALDGELDLTIGDEKFNIKEGDSIVMPGKVPHGLKVMDKFKMLLIVTRD from the coding sequence ATGGCAAAAATTTATAATTTCACCAATGATATCTTGATGGAGCATGCTAGCATAGTTAGTCAAAGATTATTTATAAATAAAATTTTACACACAGATATCTACGCTCTTGATGAAGGTGAGGAGATCGATAAAGAAAAGCTTTTTTCAGACTGCCTTGCATGGGTAGTGCACGGTGAAATTTTGCTTACCTATGACACTCGGGAAGTTATGCTAAAAACGGGCGAGAGCTGTCTTATAGAAAATGGTGTTTGGCGTAAATTTGTTGCAAAAAAGCAGAGTAAATTGATTTTGATAACTTTTAAGGAGAATGTAATGATAGAGCATTTAGATAAGGCGGCTGTATTTAGCCTAGTCCAAGCGGTAGGATATCAAGATGGCAAGGTGGTAAGTAAAACTCTTGTTAAAAACGATAAAGCAACTGTGACTTTGATGAGTTTTGGTGCAAATACACAACTTTCTACGCATGCAGCACCAGGAGACGCACTTTTGGTTGCGCTTGACGGAGAGCTTGATCTTACCATAGGTGATGAGAAATTTAACATAAAAGAGGGCGATAGTATCGTGATGCCCGGTAAAGTTCCACATGGACTAAAGGTGATGGATAAATTTAAGATGCTTTTGATCGTTACAA